The Candidatus Abyssobacteria bacterium SURF_5 DNA segment CTCTTGCCGTCATCCTGTCCATCATCCGGAGGAGTCATAGCGCTCACGCTGCTCGATGCGCTTCTGCGCGCTGATACCTTTGATTAACTCGAAACAATCGAGGTTGCCGATTACTTTATTGTTCTCAACAACGGGAATATCTTCCATATTATGCACCACAGCGATTCTAAGCGCTTGCTCAAGATCGTCATCGGGACCAACCGATTCGGCCTCTCGCATAATATCGGCAGCGGTGATCGCCAAAATCTCATGAAGCACAAAAACCGTCCTCTTCCGAAGATATTTCGCCCCCAATATCTGAAGGACGTCCTTGGTACTGATTACACCGATTAATCTCTCGTCCTGATCGATCACAAAAACGGATCGCGAAGCCGGGTTGCGGGAAATTATCTGGATGATTACCTCGATCGTCGTGTTTGCTGTCACTATATCTACTTCAGGCGTAATTGTCTTAAAATGGTTGCGTACCTTCATGGGGTTCTTCCTCATGGTAGAAGCGGTTAATCGCCCATTTCAATAGAGTCGGGGTAACCAGAATAGTCGCCACCGACATGAATGCGGCCGCGGAAAATGTTTTGTGATCGATAATTCCGCCGTCCAGCCCAAGGTTCGCCACGATCAGGCCAACCTCGCCTCGCGGGATCATCCCAATGCCGATTATAACGGCCGATGACAGGCTCATGCGGGATGCAACGCCGCCGATAATGCCCCCAATTACTTTGGTTGCAATCGCAATTGCGGAAAAAACAAGTGCGAACACAATCGCGCTCCATAACTGGTCCAAATGGACGGACATCCCGATTGATACAAAGAAAATGGGAGCCATAAAGTAATAGATCGGCTCTACCTGCTCCTGGATTGCCGGTCCTTCGGCCGTCTTCCCAAAGATGAGACCGATAAGAAATGCGCCGACAATCGTTGCAAGTCCAGCCAATTGGGCCAAATACGAAAACAGAAAGGTTAAGCCGAGTATCATCACGAACAGGGCGCCCTCTCCTTCCAAACGTCTGAGCCAGCGCGTCAGCGGCGGAACTGCAAACCAGAAGAAGGGGAACACCACAAGCAGATAGAAAGCTCCCTTGGCCACAGTCATGCCGATGCCGTCCTGCCCGCCCGCACCCGTTAACGTCAACACCACGGCCAGCACCAGAAGCCCCGCTATGTCATCTATGACCGCTGCTGCCAGAATGGTTTGCGCTAATTTCGACCGGGTTAAATCCATATCCATTAAAGTCCGGGCCGTTATGGCCACACTGGTCGCGGTCAATATAGCCCCGAAAAACAAGGCCCCTTGCCAGCTTACTCCCATGGCTCTGCCCATAATCCATCCCGCGAGAAACGGAACGGCGATTCCCGCGCCCGCAATAACGGCTGCGCGAGCACCAACCCTTCGCAGATGAGCCACTTTTGTCTCGAGGCCCAGCATAAAGATCATGAAGATAATGCCGATCTCGGCGAAAATCTCCAGAATCGTGGATTCATGAAATAACCCGAAAATGGACGGACCGATGATCACGCCGGCCAATATCTCTCCCAGCATCGGGCTCTGCTTGAGACGGTTGAAAATCTCGCCGCCCAACTTCGCCGCGAGCAAAATGACCGCCAGCTCAAGAATCCATTCGGCCGCTGTTATCCCTTCTTGAGGTATATCTGCCAAATATCTTCTCCTTCACTTTATGCGGGAAACCCCCGTGCGGCCAGTGATCCATGAATCACCAATTCAAGATTTTCATTATACAGGATGATGCGTATCTGAGGAAGAGAAGTGGAAAAAAGTATCCGACCGGTCCGACACGTCGGACACGTCCGACCCGTGGCAAAAAAAGAGGGGAAAACCAGATGGTTTCCCCCTTAAAATTTTTGGAGCGGGCGCGTAAGCCGAGTTCTGTCCGGCCGATTGGCCGTGATGGTCATTCATCTGGGACGCCTGTTACCAGGCGCCTCAAGCGACCTAACCCGGAGGCACACGGAACGGGCCGCTCCATCGCCCCCCTATTTGGTCTTGCTCCGGATGGGGTTTGCCAGGCCGGCGAGTCGCCCCGCCGCCGGTGCGCTCTTACCGCACCTTTTCACCCTTACCACGCCAAGGCGTGGCGGTATCTTTTCTGTTGCACTTTCCTTGGGGTCGCCCCCACTCGCCGTTAGCGAGCATCCCGCCCGGTGGAGCTCGGACTTTCCTCGGATTCCGTTCCTCAGAATCCGCGACCATCCGGCCCACTCCATTTTTCATTATAGCAGATCAGTAAAACCCCCACAAGCGCGCCGTAATGAAAAGTTTCCCCTTTTCTACAACCGGTAAAAGTTTGCCAAACCCCAAGCGCTTGTGGTACAATACGCGAGCATGCGGGCGGAGATAGGGCGAATTTCTCGGGGGAAGCTCGTTCGGGAAATGGCTACGCAGCGAGTGAAAAAAATCCGGCAAGAGGTCAGCCAAATAGGCGCGCTTCCCACTCTTCCCGAGATACCTATGAAGATTCTGAGGCTGGTCGCCGACGAAGAGTCTTCAATGAAGGACATAGCCAAGATCATCGAGACCGACCCTTCCCTCGCCGCGAATATCCTCAAAGTGTCCAATTCGCCCTATTATGGGGTCCGTGAAAGGGTGGGGTCCCTGAAGCTGGCGCTGGCGATCCTGGGGCTCAACGAGATTATCAATATCGTAACCAGCATCTCCATCGTTCGCATGTTTCCCACACCCAAGAGAAAAAGCGGCTTTAATCGCCTCAAATTCTGGCGGCATTCTTTCGGGACGGCGTGCGCCGCTCAAATGCTCGCACGCGAGTTGAAGTTCGATCTGGAAGGCGTTGAATTTGTCGCCGGATTGA contains these protein-coding regions:
- a CDS encoding CBS domain-containing protein, with the protein product MRKNPMKVRNHFKTITPEVDIVTANTTIEVIIQIISRNPASRSVFVIDQDERLIGVISTKDVLQILGAKYLRKRTVFVLHEILAITAADIMREAESVGPDDDLEQALRIAVVHNMEDIPVVENNKVIGNLDCFELIKGISAQKRIEQRERYDSSG
- a CDS encoding cation:proton antiporter; the encoded protein is MADIPQEGITAAEWILELAVILLAAKLGGEIFNRLKQSPMLGEILAGVIIGPSIFGLFHESTILEIFAEIGIIFMIFMLGLETKVAHLRRVGARAAVIAGAGIAVPFLAGWIMGRAMGVSWQGALFFGAILTATSVAITARTLMDMDLTRSKLAQTILAAAVIDDIAGLLVLAVVLTLTGAGGQDGIGMTVAKGAFYLLVVFPFFWFAVPPLTRWLRRLEGEGALFVMILGLTFLFSYLAQLAGLATIVGAFLIGLIFGKTAEGPAIQEQVEPIYYFMAPIFFVSIGMSVHLDQLWSAIVFALVFSAIAIATKVIGGIIGGVASRMSLSSAVIIGIGMIPRGEVGLIVANLGLDGGIIDHKTFSAAAFMSVATILVTPTLLKWAINRFYHEEEPHEGTQPF
- a CDS encoding HDOD domain-containing protein, whose translation is MRAEIGRISRGKLVREMATQRVKKIRQEVSQIGALPTLPEIPMKILRLVADEESSMKDIAKIIETDPSLAANILKVSNSPYYGVRERVGSLKLALAILGLNEIINIVTSISIVRMFPTPKRKSGFNRLKFWRHSFGTACAAQMLARELKFDLEGVEFVAGLIHDIGKLVIDQYFHPKMKEIESVCAKEDLEVNEAEVKVMGVDHALIGSWLADSWHLPGTLVDAIEYHHRPLDVLTLARPSEQPFLTAVVHLADILASEPELNFTESSASSHFFEGNLSWKIILAERPDLDRQSIDELKNKYELYREKVNELVTAVS